A region of the Candidatus Binatia bacterium genome:
GGCTGAGCAGCGCCTGAGCCTCGCGAAGCTTGTCATGGGTGCTGCGCGCGATGGTGAAACGGACAAGGAACCGCTCCGATGCTGGTGCGCGGACATTGGCGGGTCGCCCCGGTGCTGGTTGAGCCTCGTTCGGAGTTTCTACCGGGCTCGAGCAGGTCTTGCCTTCGGAGTCTTCGGGGGGCAAATCGAATTTTACGTTCCCCGGGGAACGTAATTTGTGCCGTGTTGACACGGATTCGCCCGCCCCAGCGTCGTCTCCTGTTGACGGCGTGACGATCGGGCCGAGGAGGCCTTGCTCCAGACAAGGCACGTCCGAGGAAATGGGGGCGAACAGCAAGGCAGGTTCGGTTCTCTCGGTCACCGGCGCCGGTGCGACGCGGCGGATCATCGCCGAGGCGCTTGCTTCGGGCAGAGCTTCCGGAAAGCGAGCGCCAATCATGCTCTCCACGTCGCGCTTGGACCGATGGGTGGCGGCCTCGACCAGCTCCTCGGCATTCTCGTCGGTGAGATGCGGCGCCATCAGACAGATCGCGCTCAGGTGGAGCCGTCCCGCGGCCAGGGCCGGATAGAGAATGGGGAATTGTCTGGCGGCCCGGGCTGCCTGGATGCGCTTGGAAGCTCCCGGCTCCGAGAAATGAAGCGCTCCGACGCAGTAGGCGAACATGGAAGAGTATCCGGCCGAACGGAACAGCTTGCGGGCGTCGAACTCGGCGAGATGCGCCAGGAGAACGGCCGTGCCGACGCGATCGCGGGTGACGAGTGCGGCGATGTCTCGGGTGAGATCCGAGTCGCTCACGTGAGCCAACGAATAATTGTGCATGGGAGCGCCTTCGCGGGGCACGTTGGGCCGGGTCCGTACGGTCGACGGACCGGGTGGGGCCTACATGGTAAACGAGGATGCGGCGGGGAGAGAAGACCTGAAGGGCGACGTCATCGTCGCCCTTGAAGAACTGCCGACATAGATCCTGATCGGATCAAGGCGAACTGATTCGGTTGTGAAGCTACACCGCGATCGTGAAGCTATACCGCGATCGTGCCTCGTAGGATGGTCACCGCTTTGCCGACCAGCGCGACGCGGTCGCCTCGCAGCTTGATGGCGACGGTGCCGCCTCGCGGGGAGGCCTGGTAGCCGAGGACCTCGTCCTTGCCGAGCTTGGCGCCCCAGTAGGGGCCGAGGGCGCAGTGGGCGGATCCGGTGACGGGATCTTCGTCGATGCCGAAGGCGGGGGCGAAGAATCGGGAGATGAAGTCGTACGCCGGGCCGTTGGAGCCCGAAGCGCGCTCCCCTTTGCCGTTTCCCGCGGCAGCCGTCGCGATGACGCCTCGCGTCCCGATCGATCCCAGCGTCGCGAAATCGGGCTTCAACGCGCGCACCGCTTCCTCGGAGTCCAGCTCGATGAGATAGTCGGAGCCGTTCCATCCCACGTAGCGGCCGCGCACGCCCAGGCCGCGGAAGATCGCCTCGCACACAGCGCCGCTCAGCGCCTTGTTCACGACCGCCCCGACGAGACCGGTG
Encoded here:
- a CDS encoding PhzF family phenazine biosynthesis protein, coding for MPGETPVLVVDAFTNEPFRGNPAGVVLLEKPRPDDWMQSFAAEMKHAETAFLVPEEGGFHLRWFTPVAEVDLCGHATLASAHALWETGTLEAGHEARFRTRSGLLTARQSRAGIEMDFPAQPPRPVEDCDSEGGTGLVGAVVNKALSGAVCEAIFRGLGVRGRYVGWNGSDYLIELDSEEAVRALKPDFATLGSIGTRGVIATAAAGNGKGERASGSNGPAYDFISRFFAPAFGIDEDPVTGSAHCALGPYWGAKLGKDEVLGYQASPRGGTVAIKLRGDRVALVGKAVTILRGTIAV